One stretch of Pseudomonas sp. NC02 DNA includes these proteins:
- a CDS encoding glutathione S-transferase family protein, whose product MGHSLKILGRTSSINVRKVLWTCQELDIPYDREDWGIGFASTQSPEFLALNPNAQVPVIIDDNGVLWESNTICRYLVGLHQRHDLLPVEPAARARVEQWIDWQAIELNRSWGAAFTALVRNNPDGLDAPAIAAAVKAWNDKMGLLEEQLIKTGAYVAGKDFTLADILIGLSVHRWWMTPMEHPSYPAVSAYYETLSQRPGFKTFALDGHN is encoded by the coding sequence ATGGGCCATTCGCTGAAAATCCTCGGTCGCACTTCTTCCATCAACGTGCGAAAAGTCCTGTGGACCTGCCAGGAACTGGATATCCCCTACGACCGCGAAGATTGGGGCATCGGCTTCGCCTCCACCCAGTCCCCCGAATTCCTGGCCCTGAACCCCAACGCCCAAGTCCCGGTGATCATCGACGACAACGGCGTGCTGTGGGAATCCAATACCATCTGCCGCTACCTCGTGGGCCTGCACCAACGCCACGACCTGTTGCCTGTCGAGCCGGCAGCCCGGGCCAGAGTCGAGCAATGGATAGACTGGCAAGCCATCGAACTCAACCGTTCCTGGGGTGCTGCGTTTACCGCCCTGGTGCGCAACAACCCGGACGGCCTGGACGCGCCAGCCATCGCCGCCGCGGTAAAGGCCTGGAACGACAAGATGGGCCTGCTCGAAGAACAACTGATCAAAACCGGTGCCTACGTCGCCGGTAAAGACTTCACATTGGCCGACATCCTCATCGGCCTGTCGGTGCACCGCTGGTGGATGACGCCCATGGAGCATCCGTCCTACCCGGCGGTCAGCGCCTACTACGAAACCCTCAGCCAACGCCCCGGCTTCAAAACCTTCGCCCTCGACGGCCACAACTAA
- a CDS encoding NAD(P)-dependent oxidoreductase, which translates to MNGLNVLLTGACGRIGKTFFQASKDRYRFTLTDRIEPDFALGEHRFIPADLSDKTALAALLDGIDVIVHLSGIPHASATFDELLPNNILATTYLFEAAVAAGVKRLVFASSAQTIEGYPVDRQITPGMPVLPANLYGVSKCYGEALCGFYAAKTPLSTIALRIGAFEFPETHDLNNARDLSAWLSPRDAVQLLQRSVETIGVKHLIAHGISNNRFKRLDLSETTRVLGYQPVDDAFQEFEIPITY; encoded by the coding sequence ATGAACGGACTCAACGTACTACTCACCGGCGCCTGCGGCCGCATCGGCAAGACGTTTTTCCAAGCCTCGAAAGACCGCTACCGCTTCACCCTCACCGACCGCATCGAGCCGGATTTCGCCCTCGGCGAGCACCGTTTCATCCCCGCCGACCTGAGCGACAAAACCGCCCTCGCCGCCCTGCTCGACGGGATTGACGTGATCGTGCACCTGTCGGGCATCCCCCACGCCAGCGCGACCTTCGACGAGTTGTTGCCCAACAATATCCTGGCCACCACCTACCTGTTCGAAGCTGCCGTGGCCGCAGGTGTGAAGCGCCTGGTGTTCGCCAGCAGTGCCCAGACCATCGAAGGCTACCCGGTAGACCGGCAGATCACGCCGGGCATGCCGGTACTGCCCGCCAACCTGTACGGCGTGAGCAAATGCTACGGCGAAGCCCTGTGCGGTTTTTACGCGGCCAAAACCCCGCTCTCCACCATCGCCCTGCGCATCGGTGCGTTTGAATTCCCCGAAACCCACGACCTGAACAACGCCCGCGACCTCAGCGCCTGGCTCAGCCCCCGCGACGCCGTGCAACTGCTACAACGCTCGGTGGAAACCATCGGGGTGAAACACCTGATCGCCCATGGCATTTCCAATAACCGTTTCAAACGCCTGGACCTCAGCGAAACAACCCGTGTGCTGGGTTACCAACCGGTGGATGATGCGTTCCAGGAATTCGAGATCCCGATCACTTACTGA
- a CDS encoding MFS transporter, whose protein sequence is MSSPSLADGIDPIRAAHISARIDRLPAVATVWRLVALLSIGGFFELYDLFQTAYISPGLISDGIFHTGSQGVFGFSDQAAFASATFLGLFLGASLLSPIADRYGRRAIFTFALIWYTVATVLMGIQTSALGIICMRFLVGIGLGIELVTIDAYLSELVPKRMRSSAFAFAFFIQFLSVPAVALMSWWLVPQAPFGISGWRWVVVSSAVFALFIWQLRKRLPESPRWLAQKGRFDEAGQIMDNLEARCRKDHGKPLDEPEPQAVSVQGQGRFADIWQPPYRRRALMLIVFHVFQAIGFFGFGNWLPALLSGQGVSVTHSLGYAFIITLAYPLGPLLFVKVANRFENKWQIVGSALGAVIFGSLFALQTTAVGLVICGVMITFCNAWLSFSYHSYQSELFPTNIRARAVGFCYSFSRLSTVFSSLLIGVILEHLGTPGVLAFIASSMLIVMITISWFGPRTRNLALENIAH, encoded by the coding sequence ATGTCTTCACCCTCTCTTGCAGACGGTATCGACCCGATCCGCGCCGCGCACATCAGCGCGCGCATTGATCGGTTGCCCGCCGTCGCCACTGTCTGGCGCCTGGTGGCGCTGCTGTCGATTGGCGGCTTTTTCGAGCTGTATGACTTGTTCCAGACTGCCTATATCAGCCCCGGCCTGATCAGTGACGGAATTTTCCACACCGGCAGCCAGGGCGTATTCGGCTTCTCCGACCAGGCGGCCTTTGCCTCGGCGACCTTTCTCGGCCTGTTCCTCGGCGCCAGCCTGCTCAGCCCGATTGCCGACCGCTACGGGCGCCGGGCGATCTTCACCTTTGCGTTGATCTGGTACACCGTCGCCACGGTGTTGATGGGTATCCAGACCTCCGCCCTGGGCATCATCTGCATGCGCTTCCTGGTGGGCATTGGTTTAGGCATCGAGCTGGTGACCATCGACGCCTACCTCTCGGAACTGGTGCCCAAGCGCATGCGCAGCTCGGCGTTTGCCTTTGCGTTTTTCATCCAGTTCCTGTCGGTGCCGGCGGTGGCGTTGATGTCGTGGTGGCTGGTACCCCAGGCACCGTTCGGGATTTCCGGCTGGCGCTGGGTAGTGGTGAGCAGTGCGGTATTTGCGCTGTTTATCTGGCAACTGCGCAAGCGCCTGCCGGAATCGCCGCGCTGGCTCGCACAAAAAGGCCGTTTCGACGAAGCCGGGCAAATCATGGACAACCTCGAAGCGCGCTGCCGGAAAGACCACGGCAAGCCACTCGATGAGCCGGAACCGCAAGCCGTCAGCGTGCAGGGCCAAGGGCGCTTCGCCGATATCTGGCAACCGCCGTACCGGCGCCGGGCGTTGATGCTGATTGTGTTTCATGTGTTCCAGGCCATCGGCTTTTTTGGCTTCGGCAACTGGCTGCCGGCCCTGCTCTCGGGCCAGGGCGTGAGCGTCACTCACAGCCTGGGCTATGCCTTCATCATCACCCTCGCCTACCCGTTGGGGCCGCTGCTGTTTGTGAAGGTGGCGAACCGGTTTGAGAACAAATGGCAGATTGTCGGCTCGGCGCTCGGCGCGGTGATCTTCGGCAGTTTGTTCGCGCTGCAAACCACCGCCGTGGGCCTGGTGATCTGCGGGGTGATGATCACCTTCTGCAACGCCTGGCTGAGTTTCAGTTATCACTCCTACCAGAGCGAACTGTTCCCCACCAACATCCGCGCCCGGGCGGTGGGTTTCTGCTATTCGTTCAGCCGGTTGTCGACGGTGTTCAGCAGCCTGTTGATCGGTGTGATCCTCGAACACCTCGGCACGCCCGGCGTGTTGGCGTTTATCGCCAGCAGCATGTTGATCGTGATGATCACCATCAGTTGGTTCGGCCCGCGCACCCGCAACCTGGCGCTGGAGAACATTGCCCACTAG
- a CDS encoding methyl-accepting chemotaxis protein, which translates to MVKFASDITDQVTTLRTAADSAHATSVQNDACARKGSEVVQQTVQIIEEISRDLNEAAVSIDAVSKQSDIIGTIVQTIRGIADQTNLLALNAAIEAARAGEHGRGFAVVADEVRSLAARTSQATIEIVDVVRKNHDLSISAVSSMQSSLSRTGLGVELANEAGQVILEIQEGSRHVVDAISQFNSTLQLQ; encoded by the coding sequence GTGGTGAAGTTCGCCAGCGACATCACCGACCAGGTCACCACCTTGCGCACGGCTGCCGACTCGGCTCACGCCACCTCGGTGCAAAACGACGCCTGCGCCCGCAAGGGTTCGGAAGTGGTGCAGCAGACCGTGCAGATCATCGAAGAAATTTCCCGTGACCTTAACGAAGCGGCCGTGAGCATCGACGCAGTGAGCAAGCAGTCGGACATCATCGGCACCATCGTCCAGACCATCCGCGGCATCGCCGACCAGACCAACCTGCTGGCGCTGAATGCGGCGATCGAAGCGGCCCGGGCGGGCGAGCATGGGCGCGGGTTTGCGGTGGTGGCGGATGAGGTGCGCAGTTTGGCGGCGCGAACCAGCCAGGCGACGATCGAGATTGTGGATGTGGTGCGCAAGAACCACGACCTGTCGATCAGCGCGGTGTCGAGCATGCAGTCGAGCCTGAGCCGCACGGGGCTTGGGGTGGAACTGGCGAATGAGGCGGGGCAGGTGATCCTGGAGATTCAGGAAGGGTCACGGCATGTGGTGGATGCGATCAGTCAGTTCAACTCGACACTGCAATTGCAGTAA
- a CDS encoding LysR family transcriptional regulator, which produces MMNLMHWRLLVAVADNGSITAASERVGMTQSAASQAMAAMEANLGAQLFVREARQTVPTALGLQVIEQARVMLGALQAIRTTVDEARPMLRGTIRIASFPMVLAVFLPPLLRRFNQLYPGIEVTALEVTDDEVNTLLDANLIDLGVVLNPPSERSAAVLGRDNWVAVLPMAHGFSRRPAQATVTLEELVEQPFVLATGGCTVNARSLAQEAGLVLREVRVEVREWNSAFSLVREGVGVTLVPEMTLPAQRHGLRIMPLAEPVHREFALVTSRHQPPSAVVNALLQMLAD; this is translated from the coding sequence ATGATGAACCTGATGCACTGGCGCCTGCTGGTGGCCGTGGCGGACAACGGCAGCATCACTGCCGCCTCCGAACGAGTGGGCATGACTCAGTCCGCCGCCAGCCAGGCGATGGCGGCCATGGAGGCCAACCTCGGTGCGCAGTTGTTTGTGCGTGAGGCGCGTCAGACCGTGCCTACCGCCCTGGGCCTGCAGGTGATCGAGCAGGCGCGGGTGATGCTCGGGGCCTTGCAGGCGATTCGCACCACCGTGGACGAAGCGCGGCCGATGCTGCGTGGGACGATTCGCATCGCGAGTTTCCCCATGGTGCTGGCGGTGTTCCTGCCGCCGCTGCTGCGTCGGTTCAACCAGCTTTACCCCGGCATCGAGGTCACGGCCCTGGAAGTGACCGACGATGAAGTGAACACCTTGCTCGACGCGAATCTGATCGACCTGGGCGTGGTGCTCAACCCGCCGTCCGAGCGCAGTGCCGCCGTGCTGGGGCGCGATAACTGGGTGGCGGTGCTGCCGATGGCCCACGGGTTTTCCCGGCGCCCGGCACAGGCAACGGTCACGCTGGAAGAGTTGGTGGAGCAACCGTTCGTGCTTGCCACCGGCGGCTGCACCGTCAACGCCCGCAGCCTGGCGCAGGAAGCCGGCCTGGTGCTGCGCGAGGTGCGGGTGGAAGTGCGCGAATGGAACAGCGCTTTCAGCCTGGTGCGTGAAGGCGTGGGAGTGACGCTGGTGCCCGAGATGACCCTGCCGGCCCAGCGCCACGGCTTGCGCATCATGCCGCTGGCGGAGCCGGTGCATCGCGAGTTTGCGTTGGTGACATCACGCCACCAACCGCCCTCCGCAGTGGTTAATGCTTTGTTGCAAATGCTGGCTGACTAG
- the gstA gene encoding glutathione transferase GstA → MKLYFSPNACSLASHIALRELALPFELIRVDNQKKLTADGDDFLQINPKGYVAALQLDNGEVLTEGAAILQYLADRVPAAGLAPANGSWERVRLQEWLNYVSSEIHGGLGVLFKDAIPDEVKALFKATLFKRFAILVQTLERQDYLLGAQYSVADAYLFVVLRWAGLFDIDLQQWPALAKFQQRVGERPAVIAALAAENP, encoded by the coding sequence ATGAAGCTGTATTTTTCCCCGAATGCCTGTTCCCTCGCCTCCCATATCGCGCTGCGGGAATTGGCCCTGCCGTTTGAATTGATTCGCGTCGACAACCAGAAAAAGCTCACGGCTGACGGTGATGATTTCCTGCAGATCAATCCCAAGGGCTATGTAGCCGCACTGCAACTGGACAACGGCGAGGTACTGACCGAAGGTGCCGCCATCCTGCAATACCTGGCCGACCGGGTACCCGCAGCGGGCCTGGCGCCGGCCAATGGCAGCTGGGAGCGGGTGCGTTTGCAGGAGTGGCTGAACTATGTCTCCAGCGAGATTCATGGCGGGCTGGGAGTGTTGTTCAAGGACGCGATTCCCGATGAGGTGAAGGCGCTGTTCAAGGCCACGCTGTTCAAGCGCTTTGCGATTCTGGTGCAGACCCTGGAGCGCCAGGATTACCTGCTGGGCGCGCAGTACTCGGTGGCGGATGCGTACCTGTTTGTGGTGCTGCGCTGGGCGGGGTTGTTTGATATCGACTTGCAGCAGTGGCCGGCGTTGGCGAAGTTTCAGCAGCGGGTCGGTGAACGCCCGGCAGTGATTGCTGCCTTGGCCGCTGAAAATCCATGA
- a CDS encoding aromatic amino acid lyase, giving the protein MIHFDPAGLTVEDLLSIARQDAPADFSDAARQRIDEGHRLLLRLVAEGTPIYGVTTGLGAAVDTQVAPVQANIPLGRAVGVGRLAKREELRAITAARLAGLAQGRSGISPGAAQALLALLNCGMEPAVPLLGSLGESDLAPLAHLSLALNVPLTGKDGLALVSANSASIGLGALLVAEAEQALQAVLAGLALSCEGYRANLSPFQPWASRLRPAPGQSGQSATLLELLAGGELADNPRRLQDPLSFRCATVVQGAAQQAVQALRELIELELASGADNPALISEDALVLATANFDSTHLALAAEGLGLALSRVAVCSAERIAKLLSPASSELPRFLIDQPGHVGMAALQRTGSALVAEIGHLANPIPAVSVPVADRVEDYAGQALAVVEKTRQLVQRVVWLGSIELIVAAQAVDLCGTVQLGQGTRRIHQAVRRQVAHLDQDRSGSVDVLALSAFIENDGLKPIL; this is encoded by the coding sequence ATGATTCACTTCGATCCCGCCGGTTTGACGGTTGAGGATTTGCTGTCGATTGCCCGCCAAGACGCACCGGCTGACTTCAGCGATGCGGCCCGCCAACGTATCGACGAAGGGCATCGACTGTTGCTGCGTCTGGTGGCTGAAGGCACGCCGATTTACGGGGTGACCACCGGCCTCGGTGCGGCGGTGGATACGCAGGTTGCGCCGGTGCAGGCAAACATTCCTTTGGGGCGTGCGGTGGGCGTTGGCCGCCTGGCCAAGCGTGAGGAATTACGCGCGATCACCGCAGCCCGCTTGGCGGGGTTGGCCCAGGGGCGTTCGGGTATTTCGCCGGGTGCAGCGCAGGCGCTGTTGGCGTTACTCAACTGCGGCATGGAGCCCGCGGTGCCGTTGCTCGGCTCGCTGGGTGAGAGCGACCTGGCGCCGTTGGCGCATTTGAGTCTGGCGCTGAACGTGCCATTGACGGGCAAGGATGGCCTGGCGCTGGTGTCGGCCAACTCCGCGAGCATCGGCCTTGGCGCGTTGCTGGTGGCCGAGGCCGAACAGGCATTGCAGGCCGTGTTGGCGGGGCTGGCGTTGTCGTGTGAAGGCTATCGGGCCAACCTCAGTCCGTTCCAGCCTTGGGCTTCGCGGTTGCGCCCGGCGCCGGGGCAAAGCGGGCAATCAGCGACGTTGCTGGAATTGCTGGCGGGCGGCGAATTGGCCGATAACCCGCGTCGGCTACAGGACCCGCTGAGCTTTCGCTGTGCCACGGTGGTTCAAGGCGCGGCACAACAGGCAGTGCAGGCGTTACGCGAGTTGATCGAACTGGAACTGGCCAGCGGCGCGGACAATCCGGCGTTGATCAGCGAAGACGCGTTGGTGCTGGCCACGGCCAATTTCGACAGCACCCATCTCGCGCTGGCGGCCGAAGGCTTGGGCCTGGCGTTGAGCCGTGTGGCGGTGTGCAGCGCCGAGCGGATTGCCAAGTTGCTGTCGCCGGCTTCCAGTGAACTGCCGCGCTTTCTGATCGACCAGCCCGGGCACGTGGGCATGGCCGCCTTGCAGCGCACCGGTTCGGCGTTGGTGGCGGAGATCGGGCACTTGGCCAATCCGATCCCGGCGGTGAGCGTGCCGGTAGCGGATCGCGTGGAAGATTATGCGGGGCAGGCGCTGGCGGTGGTCGAGAAAACCCGGCAACTGGTGCAGCGCGTGGTGTGGCTGGGCAGCATTGAGTTGATCGTGGCGGCGCAGGCGGTGGACCTGTGCGGCACGGTTCAACTGGGGCAGGGCACCCGGCGTATTCATCAGGCGGTGCGCCGCCAGGTGGCGCACCTGGATCAGGATCGTTCGGGGTCGGTGGATGTGTTGGCGTTAAGCGCATTCATCGAAAACGATGGCTTGAAACCCATTCTCTAA
- a CDS encoding ornithine cyclodeaminase family protein, whose amino-acid sequence MQPIYIDFLNGLDIDELALTNDEILNAIESSLAIQGRSEAVIEPRMHLIPGGEINGHFNVLRGVLGGAIGYAGVKVVGDFVDNYRKGLPSELAILNLLDPATGIPKAILDASAITDMRTGAVTAIGAKYLARPDSKILAHIGARGTAYWNVRLLDHLFDFDEIRVHSRRSESREAFAERLRRDLGKPVIVTDDWESTVRGADIVVEASRLDQPQPLLHTEWIKPGAFVVPYGTMSAVELSLTDIMHKLVVDDWGQCKGGMFGALRAHVDAGKLSAETLHAELGQIVAGLKTGRETPEETILFWHRGLSLSDIALGHALLEKSRRLGIGQRLRWA is encoded by the coding sequence ATGCAACCGATCTACATCGACTTCCTCAACGGCCTGGACATCGACGAACTGGCCCTGACCAACGACGAAATCCTCAACGCCATCGAATCCAGCCTGGCCATCCAGGGCCGCAGCGAGGCGGTGATCGAGCCGCGCATGCACCTGATTCCCGGCGGTGAAATCAACGGCCACTTCAACGTGCTGCGCGGTGTATTGGGCGGCGCAATCGGCTACGCCGGGGTCAAGGTGGTGGGCGACTTTGTCGATAACTACCGCAAGGGCCTGCCCTCGGAACTGGCGATTCTCAATCTGCTGGACCCGGCCACCGGCATCCCCAAGGCCATCCTCGACGCCTCGGCGATTACCGACATGCGCACCGGCGCCGTCACCGCCATCGGTGCCAAATACCTGGCCCGTCCCGACAGCAAAATCCTCGCGCACATCGGTGCCCGTGGCACGGCGTATTGGAACGTGCGGCTGCTGGACCACCTGTTCGACTTCGACGAAATCCGCGTGCACTCGCGCCGCAGTGAAAGCCGCGAAGCCTTCGCCGAACGCCTGCGCCGCGACCTCGGCAAGCCGGTGATTGTCACCGACGACTGGGAGTCCACGGTGCGCGGCGCCGACATCGTGGTGGAAGCTTCACGCCTGGATCAGCCGCAACCGTTGCTGCACACCGAGTGGATCAAGCCCGGTGCCTTCGTCGTGCCCTACGGCACCATGAGCGCGGTGGAACTGTCGTTGACCGACATCATGCACAAGCTGGTGGTGGACGACTGGGGCCAGTGCAAGGGCGGGATGTTCGGCGCATTGCGCGCCCATGTCGACGCCGGAAAACTCAGCGCCGAGACCTTGCATGCCGAGTTGGGGCAGATCGTGGCCGGCTTGAAGACCGGCCGGGAAACCCCCGAGGAAACCATCCTGTTCTGGCACCGTGGCTTGAGCCTCAGCGATATCGCCCTGGGCCACGCACTGCTGGAAAAATCCAGACGCCTGGGGATCGGCCAGCGGTTGCGCTGGGCATGA
- a CDS encoding aliphatic sulfonate ABC transporter substrate-binding protein, with protein MRKLIAATLLALCAGPLLAAEPATLRVGYQKSSVSMVLAREHHLFEQGLPGTKVEWIEFLGGPPLIEALNGGSIDIGNIGDIPPIFAQAAGIDIRYIGVEPNDGRTEAILLPKDSTVQSVAELKGKRVALLKGSSAHNLFLKSLLRAGLQWKDVNVVYLSPSDGRAAFEQGKVDAWVVWDPYYSAAVVDGSAKVLGDGQGLNPAGSFFIASGPFAKQHPQAIAAILKVFAQAQRLSLDQHDESVALMAKTLGLQPAVVESYFQHRSPTPSRPLEAVDIANQQRTADAFFANGLIPKKVDVQQVVFKAP; from the coding sequence ATGCGCAAGCTCATCGCAGCCACACTGCTGGCACTGTGCGCCGGGCCGCTGCTGGCGGCAGAACCGGCCACCCTGCGCGTCGGCTACCAGAAAAGCTCGGTGAGCATGGTGCTCGCCCGTGAGCATCACCTGTTCGAGCAAGGGTTGCCGGGCACCAAGGTCGAGTGGATCGAATTCCTCGGCGGCCCGCCGCTGATCGAAGCCCTAAATGGCGGCAGCATCGACATCGGCAATATCGGCGACATCCCGCCGATCTTCGCCCAGGCTGCCGGCATCGACATTCGCTACATCGGCGTCGAGCCCAATGACGGGCGCACCGAAGCCATCCTGCTGCCCAAGGACAGCACCGTGCAAAGCGTGGCCGAACTCAAGGGCAAGCGCGTGGCGTTGCTCAAGGGTTCCAGCGCCCACAACCTGTTCCTCAAAAGTTTGCTGCGTGCCGGCTTGCAGTGGAAGGACGTGAACGTGGTGTACCTGTCGCCCTCCGACGGCCGTGCCGCGTTTGAACAAGGCAAGGTCGACGCCTGGGTGGTGTGGGACCCGTACTACTCGGCGGCCGTGGTGGACGGTTCGGCGAAGGTGCTGGGGGATGGCCAGGGGCTGAACCCGGCGGGCAGTTTCTTCATCGCCAGCGGGCCGTTTGCCAAGCAGCACCCGCAGGCGATTGCGGCGATTCTCAAGGTGTTTGCCCAGGCGCAGCGGTTGTCGCTGGACCAGCATGATGAAAGCGTCGCGCTGATGGCCAAGACATTGGGCTTGCAGCCGGCGGTGGTGGAGAGTTACTTCCAGCACCGCTCGCCGACGCCGAGCCGGCCATTGGAAGCGGTGGATATCGCCAACCAGCAACGTACGGCCGACGCGTTTTTTGCCAACGGCCTGATCCCGAAAAAGGTCGATGTGCAGCAGGTTGTGTTCAAGGCCCCTTAA
- a CDS encoding ABC transporter substrate-binding protein, translating to MKTIKNLLGGSLLALTVLAQSATAAEPAKPIHFGDITWESGSLITEVLRLIVEKGYGLPTDTLPGSTVSLEAALAKDDIQVIGEEWAGRSPAWVKAESEGKVFGLGDTVKGATEGWWVPEYVIKGDAERGIKPLAPELKSVADLARYKDVFRDPEDPTRGRFLNSPTGWTSEIVNSQKLKAYGLTDTYVNFRTGSGAALDAEVASSIRRGKPVLFYYWSPTPLLGRFKLIKLEEPPFNAEAWKTLADANNPHPIGTRSMPAHLAIGVSAPFKAQYPQLVTFFEKVDLPIDLLNGILAQMAEKRTAPRQVAEAFLKEQPQVWQQWVPADVAAKVKESL from the coding sequence ATGAAAACAATCAAGAACCTGCTCGGTGGCTCGCTATTGGCACTCACCGTCCTGGCACAATCAGCCACGGCCGCCGAACCTGCCAAACCGATCCACTTCGGTGACATCACCTGGGAAAGCGGCAGCCTGATCACCGAAGTGCTGCGCCTGATCGTCGAGAAAGGCTATGGCCTGCCCACCGACACCTTGCCCGGCAGCACCGTGAGCCTGGAGGCCGCCCTGGCCAAGGACGATATCCAGGTGATCGGCGAAGAGTGGGCCGGGCGCAGTCCGGCGTGGGTCAAGGCCGAAAGCGAAGGTAAGGTGTTCGGCCTGGGCGACACCGTCAAAGGCGCCACCGAAGGCTGGTGGGTGCCGGAGTACGTGATCAAGGGCGACGCCGAACGGGGCATCAAACCCCTGGCCCCGGAGCTTAAATCCGTCGCCGACCTGGCCCGCTACAAAGACGTGTTCCGCGACCCCGAAGACCCGACCCGTGGGCGCTTCCTCAACAGCCCCACCGGCTGGACCTCGGAGATCGTCAACAGCCAGAAGCTCAAGGCCTATGGCCTGACCGACACCTACGTCAACTTCCGCACCGGTTCCGGCGCGGCGCTGGATGCCGAGGTTGCATCCTCGATCCGTCGCGGCAAGCCGGTGCTGTTCTACTACTGGTCGCCGACGCCACTGCTGGGGCGCTTCAAGTTGATCAAACTGGAAGAACCACCGTTCAACGCCGAAGCCTGGAAGACCCTGGCCGACGCCAACAACCCGCACCCCATCGGTACTCGTTCGATGCCAGCGCACCTGGCGATTGGCGTGTCGGCGCCGTTCAAGGCGCAGTACCCGCAACTGGTGACGTTCTTTGAAAAAGTCGACCTGCCGATTGACCTGCTCAACGGCATCCTCGCGCAAATGGCCGAGAAACGCACCGCGCCGCGCCAGGTGGCCGAAGCGTTCCTGAAAGAACAGCCGCAGGTCTGGCAGCAATGGGTGCCGGCGGACGTCGCGGCCAAGGTCAAGGAGAGTCTCTGA